caaatctgtctcacacagaaaagtctataggaatagataaatctgtcacccacagaaatatctacgggttttgtttcgtcttttgataaatcaaggtgaacaggaaccaataaaccgtacttatattcccgaagaacagcctagaaatatcaatcacctcacaataatcttaatcgactagcgaaacaagatattgtggaatcacaaatgatgagatgaaggtgtttgtgactatttttctatctttcctattggagatataaatctcaatccaatcttacgattgcactcgaaaacgatagaaacatcaagatcagatcactcaactacagagaaaatagttgggtctggcttcataatcccaatgaagtctttaagtcgttaacctacagggtttcgtgaaaaacctaaggttaaaggagaattgactctagattatacaactagtatcacataggaggtgtggggattaggtttcccagttgctagagttatcctttatatagtctccaaatcaaggtttgcaatctaagttaccttggtaacatagaattcaatattcaccgttagatgaaaacctgattagattcaagctaatatctttcaaccgttagatcaaacttagcttgttatacacaaatgaaatgtaacttcatttagttttgagtaaccgtacctaaacgtttacgcttagttggttcaacaatagttaaccaatggttatccatatgagcactttcatatcaaccttattcatcttcactataactagttcaaatgactcaaatgaactagttagagagttgttcaattgcttagatcttataaaagtatacaagacacaatcgaagcaaaatcggttttgattcactcgaatggattcatgaacattataaccacgatttgcaaagattgcattccttattatataaatgttttagttcatgaataaaccgattttagaaagtaagcTACCTAAGTATGAGAACAGGTCGCGTACTTAAGTAACAGGATTGAGTCTGTTTATACTTTCAACCTCCagaagaaattcacggacgtgaactttccgccagtatgcgtacgggtacgcatacttacccggatttccaacaaccgccagtatgcgtacgggtacgtatactttgggttcccggttttggacttttacacaaatgtgagaatacactatttttatatccaaagatggttacatgttctaaactatcatttaaatcattgaaacttccttagaggatgttatatagttgttattcacaaactatttttcatcaaagcgttcaagttattgaaataatcaacatgactttcgtcacgagtaaagatgaacttggccaaagcgaaagcttaccaacatgtatttcgagaaatagataagcgagataaactcggctcgaaataccaaatgtgtataatcgaagtctatatagcaatacgacttttgtctcaagatatgaggtagaatagatagaattttgagtgataaataagttcaagtctccacatacctttttgtcgatgaagttccacaatttccttgagtagttcttcatcttcgcaTGATGAACTccatggagtctagatctcaactataTTTACTATCCTAGTGTaagatttagctataagtagactagaaatcaagacttatagttttggcaactaaacttgacaaacaagcttgagatggcaacgcttgcgagtaaaaatctcccccattgtcaattttagtgacaaaaatatcaatacatatggaatacaaaataaataaactttgtagcttctcatccaaatgcttgatctccttggttcttcaacattactcgaaattttcgtcacttccaagtactccaatgattctaaaggtattcaattcagcataatcgttgttgaagatccgtagccataacaatgagaaaacaatatctctcaatcattgttattcattgtgatagtattatcacacaacatcaatgTGACACCACTAAAAATCTCAATTCGGATACAAACCGGAATTGACCCATTTTAGTGGAAAGCTAGAACTGTATAGAGTGCGCGTGCGATCCCAATATAGGGTGCGTATAGACGTGGAGAATTCCCTAAACTAAATGTGGGTGTTCTTAGCTAGATTATCTATTTCTTAGTAGTATTAGGATGCGCGTACATGGTTAGCAGGAGTCGGGGTAAACTCTAGAAACACCGAGCATGAATAACACGTGTTTAAGAGAGATTAAAGAATTTCAttgtatttttttaaaaccccAAATGCTAGGTTTACTTTCTTATTCACTTTCTCGTTCATTCCGTTTGCTTTACTGAGACCAAACCAAGGAAAATTCCATTCTTGCATTGAGATTTTGCTAATCCATTCTTGGACCACTGGTTACAATTGAGGTAGGGGTttccttctcttcaatttctatttcaaaaTTCTACAAACGGATTTAAACTCGTGTTTATATTTTTGTTTAAATCCCTGCAACCTTTAATGATGATACTGCATGTTGTTCTTGGGTAAGAATTTGAAAACATTGAAGAATTTGATAAGTTTTTGTTTTGTATAAGTCCTGAATTTTTACAAGATATTAAGCGGAATATGGTTTGTATAAGTCCTGAATTTTTATAAGTATGGCCTTTAacttgtttgataaaatgtttaaATGGAGTTCATCTCTTAGTTTATGAAAACCAACTTGCATGGATAGCGGCTTGATTTATTCCTTGGATAATCCCTGAACTTTTCAATTTCAACAATGGGTATTTATGAGGATTATAATCTAACCAATTTTACTAATGATTTTTAGTTTAAACTATCCATGCATACCCTTTTGGTGATTTTTGGCATTTGGCATGAAATTATACCTTTTTACACTTATTCCCTGTACATTGAAACATAAACGATTTCAAATGTTTATGAAGATTAAAAATGCTTTGGAGCATTTCCATCAGAAAAATCAAGTATTGTATTGATATTTTAAACAGTTGAAATTCGTTTTGGAGCATTTCCTTTTTACTGTTCATTAAAATGACAATGGCAAAATGAACTTCGTATTTGAAAAACTCCATTTTTGGCAAACAGTTGAAACCATTTTCTAGATTTATTTCTTGTTTCGCTCTTCTGTACCCTAAACAAGATAAATTACTTTATTTCATTTTGAGCTCATTTTTCATCTCATGTAAATTCCATGAAGTTTAATTGATTAACCACTTTGGTATACTTAACTTTTCTTTTGTTATCATTGTTGGTCATTATCACTATtatctttaagtcattaaccatCTTTGATACCTTACTGTTGATTCATATGGATTTGTTAGTTTAACATGTATTTCAGAAACTAGTACACAGTAGTGCCATTCTCTTTTCCATTTTGGCGGCTTGTCAGCAGACTTTGATCTCAGAATTATAATTTCACATTGGGGTTCTTTTGGGTTTGTCGTAATCGGCTTTTGAGCACGGTCTCACCTTGGAGTTTACTGTGTTTGCCGTAACTGTTTATTGAGCATGTTTGGGAGAAATTTTGAAAGGCTACATGTGATTTTGTTAGGCCCATAGGGGCATCCCACAAATGTGGATACCCGCGGAAGACCGTCCGGGACGGTGGCTGATATCCTGACTATCCTAACATTAGAGACTAGTCCTCACTAGTAGCATACGTGAATTTATTCACCATCGGTTGACAAATAATTCATTTCTACTGTTTCGAATGAATGCAACTTTGTTGAGATTTATGTATTTCTGAATGTGGACATGCTCATTATTTTACTTTGATTTATATTAAGTTGGTTTTATCTTTCGGTACGTAATTTCCGTAATCTCTACTGAGTTGTGGCTCATCtcgttttggttttgttttccacaaAGTACGACGCAAGGTCGAGGCAGTAAGCTTGAGAGGAGCTTGCGACTGGGAGTTTGAGAAAAAGTTGGTATTTTTTCTTGTCTATAATGTGTATATCACGGGGTTCTCTGGGTGGTTTTAAATTTCTTGCTTCACCCATGCATCTGGATAatttattttgttgttgtcccatgtttgttttgatgtATTTTGTTGTTGTATATACGATGGGATCTAGTTGGAAGTCCTAGCATGGCTTGTAAGTGGAAACTTTGTTATGCTGGAAACACAGGGCCTGAATCTCATTTTGGATGTTTATTTAAACTGCATTTAGAACTTTTTTTGTCCTCAACATGATGGCAGgtcttgatatatatatatatattgcactCTGTTTGGAGATTCTTGTTGTCTAATATTACTATACTAGCAGGTTCTTTCATGTCATTACAATATGTGTGGATTTCTATCTGTGCCTTTTTATGCTTTTATCCCTTAAAAGAGCGTTAGTGCTCAATTTACGTTTTGAACTAATAAGCTCACATGGACCAGTTGTGTTGTACATTCTTTGGCTCATTTTTAATTGTACACTTAACAATTTTGTACATTTGAACCACTATCGAACTTCTATGAACTTGTCTCTATTAATATAATAACAAAGCAATATAAAGCCAGGAGtccttttgttttttcttaagCTTTGATATGACTTCAAATAGTGTTTAAATAATTGGTCTAGTGGGTTCACGACCTCccttaattttaaaaaaaatgttaCAGATCTACTATCATACTAAATGGTCCcttggatttttttcttttttgataggcTAAAGCCGGACCCAAGTCCCTACCCAAATCCAGACAGTTAGACTAGCCCCACTACTAGACCCAGTTAGACTAGTCCCTTGGAATTTTAGTGTGCAATTTTAAACCCTTTTGTTTAATCACTTATATGTTAAATGTTGTCTTATAAAATTAAAATTCGATTTCTTTAATTCTGTTGCTTTTAACTACTGTGTTTAACTGAATTTTTCTCCGAGATCCTATTTAGTGTTTGCTTCAAACTTTACTCTTAAATTTTTGATGCGTACTCCATTTGTATATGTGATCAGATAAATTTGTATCAATTTATTTATATTGTCGATGTTTATTTAAGAAAATTGCATTTTTTTCGTACCATTTTATATTTCGAGTGGCGGAACGGGAGGATAACCTTGCTGGACGGGTTTAAATCCAACCCGTTTGGAAGGAAATTTTCTATATCCGTTACAGTTGTTATCATAGGGTGTTCCGATTTAGCGGGATTGTGTTTGGTTTTCGTTTTTACTATAATGATTGATTTCCTAAAAATTTATTTGCATTCTCACACTATGGCTCCTTTGGTGCGTCGTGTGTAAGTCTGTGTTAAGAGTCTTTCCATTTTTACTATTGGGTTTTGATATGTATGTATGGTCTAAATTTAAAAATGTTTTCAATTGTGTTACGGGTTAATTATGAAACTCCGGTAGTTCATATGGTAGTTCATATAATATGAGTCAGTTAAAACATTTTTGTGTTGAAAATTTTCATATGAATTCATAGTTGTGGTTTGAAAGAGTCATTGATTTTGTCATTTTGTTTTGGGGAGTGGGGAAAAACTAGAAGTCGTGATATACACATTAATGCGTTGTTAGTAATGAGCATTTACTAACAAATTCTAACTCTCCTAAATGTCTGTTTATTGTGAAGATGCCTCCGAAGACTATGAAGCTTAAAGGTGTTGCTTCAACGAGAAATAGTAAAGGCAAAAATCTTGTGGTTGCAAAAATGATGAAATCTTGTTGTGAGCACTTGGCTCAAACCGCACAGACCATAGCTGGTGCCATTGGGAACCAGAATCAGTTGCGACCTAGTAGTGTTATGGACTTAAAGGAATTCAGGAAAGTGATTGGTGATCGAGTGTTTAATGGTACGGAAGAACCCATAAAAGCTGAAAGGTGGTTAATGAGTATGAGAAAGAAGTTCGATGCACATTTAATGGTTGAGGAAGATAGGGTACGCTTTGCTACGTATATATTTCGTGGTAATGCAGATGATTGGTTGAATTCAGAGAAGCGAATGAGAAATGTGATGGATATGTCATGGGAACAGTTTGAAGATTTGTTCCTTGACAAGTATTTTTCTCCTACAGCAAGATCCTTGAGGTGTGCCGAGTTTTCAGTGTTGAAGCAAGGAGATATGACGGTCACACAGCTAGATAAGAAATTTAGTGAGCTAGAACGTTACGGGAAACACTTAGATGAAACGCCAGAGTTGAAGGCTCTAAAACTTGAGGGTGCTTTGAAGGCTTGTTAGATCAtttctcgatcgaactcgcaagcgttgctacctcaagcttgtttatcaaatttaattgtcaaaacaatatgtcttgatttctagtctacttatagctaagtctcggactaggatagttaagtgtagttgagctccagactccacggtgatcatcttacgaagacgaagaactactcaaggaaccactggaacttcatccgactaaaaggtatgtggagactttaacttatctatcactcaaaagtatatctactctatctcttactcttgagacaaaagtcgtataagtatgataattttcatacatacacatttgttattttgagccgagtttactcgcctatttatttctcgaaatatgtgttggtaagctttcgctttaaccattttttatctttatccgtgacaaaagtcatgatgacgtttcaatcttgaaaataactttgatgacgatagttgtgaataacgactgttataacattatagaagaatgtttcaatgattgaaatgtggagttgagattaccatctatggatataagcatatatagaaTGTATaagtccatgtgccggaaaccaagtgtgtgcatatgtgtacatacggtattggtaaaggagataggttgggtacgcgtactggaggaACTTTTccttccggaaaattctgctgagtttggagtttacgaactcataaaccagtcaccttaggtacgcgtacccgtacgcgtactatcggaacttttctacccgaaaaattctgctgagtttggaaactcaaatccggtagctaaggtacgcatacccgtacgcgtatccaAGTTggatatttctcaaatcggtagttcatgaacttaaaacaataaattataaggaatgcaatctttgcagaccgtggctatattgttcatgaattgattcaaatgaatcaaactgattttgtttcaattgtgtctatgcataaagacctaagcaattgaacaactcttcaactagttctcttgaagtcatttgaacttgttagagaatttctcggtcgaactcgcatgcgttgctatctcaagcatgtttgtcaatgttagtgatcaaaactataagtcttgatttctagcatacatagctaaaggtctcggactaggatagaaagtgtagttgagctcaagactccatggaaatcatcatacaagacgaaggactactcaaagaactggtggatcttcatcgactaaaaggtatgtggagacttgaacttatctgtcactcaaaagtctatctattctatctcctactcttgagaaaaaagtcgttttgatatatagactttcattatacacatttgctatttcgagccgagtttatctcgcctatctatatctcgaaatatgtgttggtaagctttcgctttagccgaattcatctttacctagtgacaaaagtcatgttatgtttcaatcactttgaaaattgctctgacgaaaaatggtatgttaataacggctatatccgtcctctgagaatgtttcaatgattgaaatgagagtttagattacataaccattggtaggatataagcattgttgtggaaacacatatatgtataagtccttattccttgaaccaaagtttgcgtactttgttgatcaggaaaaccgaaacaagagctgtgagctcagtccgcgaactcagtccacgaactggcggaggttctcatcccgagaatatctgctggagtttgtgaactcctttagggaacttaagtccgcgaacgtgagttggttatatcttgttggagcattgctcggtcgaactcgcatgcgttgctatctcaagcatgtttgtcaatgttagtgatcaaaactataagtcttgatttctagtctactatagctaaggtctctgactaggataaaagtgtagttgagctcaagaattccatggcaatcatcatacaagacgaaggaatacttaaggaaccggtggatattcatcgactaaaaggtatgtggagacttgaacttatctatcactcaaaattctatttatctcctatcttgagacaaaagtcgttttgctatatagacttagattgtacacatttgctatttcgagccgagtttctctcgcctatctatttctcgaaatatgtgttggtaagtccatcatatttttctcatgatttagctgatgtcgtttattatgtcttttctgaaattgctttgcgacattgttgtgttgtgttgttaataattttgctgaggcattattgctgcgagattctgatcctacatcttgcctcttctcatatcttctctgcgaagtagagaatgatgtgagaaatgccgcagctatccatcacttcatattttgcatttatcacacgtatcctttctcccatctgtttcttgacacgtcttctgtaattggtgcttttcaaccgctcatgtcttttcgcattaattatgtttatcttctcgaaaatctcctctttTCAACCGCCCACAtattttcgcattaattgtgtttatcttctcgaaaatctcctctatatatactcttcttactctcccttttcttc
This genomic stretch from Papaver somniferum cultivar HN1 chromosome 5, ASM357369v1, whole genome shotgun sequence harbors:
- the LOC113277700 gene encoding uncharacterized protein LOC113277700; translated protein: MPPKTMKLKGVASTRNSKGKNLVVAKMMKSCCEHLAQTAQTIAGAIGNQNQLRPSSVMDLKEFRKVIGDRVFNGTEEPIKAERWLMSMRKKFDAHLMVEEDRVRFATYIFRGNADDWLNSEKRMRNVMDMSWEQFEDLFLDKYFSPTARSLRCAEFSVLKQGDMTVTQLDKKFSELERYGKHLDETPELKALKLEGALKAC